A stretch of Solea senegalensis isolate Sse05_10M linkage group LG10, IFAPA_SoseM_1, whole genome shotgun sequence DNA encodes these proteins:
- the slc45a3 gene encoding solute carrier family 45 member 3 isoform X1: protein MANFNWCKWVKYQECLEKDESSKSSESSTCLRCCPCPTARSSHWGTICLSKLPPLPLPPVVAVPEGRKGEPARVNMPGWRSQWRLVLLNSLTCGLEICLAAGITYVPPLLLEAGVEERYMTMVLGIGPVLGLLFIPLIGSASDRCNSTYGRRRPFIWLLSLGVLLALFIIPHGDVLASHFAWGGRTLQVGILIFGVGLLDFCGQVCFTPLEALLSDLYKDEEDCGQAFAMFSFMVSLGGCVGYLLPALDWSHGFLSIYLGGQAECLFSLLSFIFISSVLITMKTSEEPLFASSTVASSGSILESGSGVMEAGRCGVPRSCSNLLKCKLRLLKAGPLLCLLRTCWSMTPAIYRSYCHVPRVMRQLCVAQLCSWMAVMSFMLFYTDFVGEGLYEGVPSALPGSASKQRYDEGIRMGSLGLFLQCATSTFFSLVMSHLVRHFGSRRVYVSSMVSFTFSALVICLTKSVVLVTVMSALTGYAYATLQTLPYTLTCHYHKEKEVYMPKRKTKTIHTNGIKPKRDFLTSVEAEAGLNHKTGAPYGHAFYSQESYYPVPHGQNGSSHIAAGAEQEEADVGYEKRGIGLDFAILDSAFLLSQVIPTLFMGMIVQFAQSVTAYIICSAVFGAVAIYLAGHIVFDQKDLKC from the exons ACCAAGAATGCTTGGAAAAGGATGAATCTTCTAAGTCATCTGAGTCTTCCACGTGTCTTCGCTGCTGTCCCTGCCCGACAGCCCGCTCGTCCCACTGGGGCACCATCTGCCTCTCCAAGCTTCCCCCCTTGCCCCTGCCCCCAGTAGTGGCTGTCCCAGAGGGTAGGAAAGGCGAGCCAGCCCGCGTAAATATGCCCGGATGGAGGTCTCAGTGGCGTCTCGTCCTGCTGAACTCCCTGACCTGTGGCCTGGAGATCTGCTTGGCAGCTGGGATCACATACGTGCCCCcgctgctgctggaggctgGAGTGGAGGAGCGCTACATGACCATGGTTCTAG GCATCGGTCCAGTTCTTGGCCTCCTCTTCATCCCCCTGATCGGCTCGGCCAGTGATCGATGTAACAGCACTTACGGCAGGAGGAGGCCCTTCATCTGGCTGCTGTCTTTGGGAGTCCTTCTTGCACTTTTCATCATTCCCCACGGTGATGTCCTGGCTTCCCATTTTGCCTGGGGTGGACGCACACTTCAG GTGGGCATCCTTATCTTTGGGGTGGGACTCCTTGACTTTTGTGGACAGGTGTGCTTCACACCACTGGAGGCCCTTTTGTCTGACCTGTACAAGGATGAGGAGGACTGCGGCCAAGCCTTCGCCATGTTCTCCTTCATGGTCAGCTTGGGAGGATGTGTGGGATATTTACTACCAGCACTGGATTGGAGTCATGGATTTCTCTCCATTTACCTAGGAGGCCAAGCAGAGTGCCTCTTTTCCCTCCtcagcttcatcttcatctccagCGTGCTCATCACCATGAAGACGTCTGAGGAACCCTTATTTGCCAGCAGTACCGTGGCGAGTTCTGGATCTATATTGGAGTCGGGGTCTGGCGTGATGGAGGCCGGCCGCTGCGGCGTGCCACGCTCATGCTCCAACCTGCTGAAGTGCAAACTGAGGCTGTTGAAGGCTGGTCCTCTGCTGTGCTTACTGAGAACATGCTGGTCCATGACTCCAGCCATCTACAGGAGCTACTGCCACGTCCCGCGAGTGATGAGGCAACTGTGTGTAGCTCAGCTGTGCAGCTGGATGGCCGTCATGTCCTTTATGCTTTTTTACACAGACTTTGTAGGGGAAGGCCTGTATGAAGGCGTGCCCAGCGCATTACCAGGAAGTGCGTCCAAGCAGAGATACGATGAAG GTATCCGCATGGGCAGTCTGGGCCTGTTCCTGCAGTGTGCTACCTCAACCTTCTTTTCCCTGGTGATGAGTCACTTGGTTCGTCATTTTGGCTCACGTCGAGTCTACGTGAGCAGCATGGTGAGCTTTACGTTCTCCGCGCTGGTCATCTGCCTGACCAAAAGTGTGGTCCTGGTCACTGTGATGTCGGCGCTCACTGGCTATGCATACGCCACGCTGCAGACTTTGCCTTATACCCTCACCTGCCACTACCACAAGGAGAAAGAG GTCTATATGCCAAAAAGGAAAACCAAAACCATACATACGAATGGTATTAAACCCAAGCGGGACTTTTTGACTTCAGTGGAAGCGGAGGCTGGCCTTAATCATAAAACAGGGGCTCCCTACGGGCACGCCTTCTACAGCCAGGAGAGTTACTACCCCGTGCCACACGGCCAGAACGGCTCATCTCACATCGCTGCTGGCGCCGAACAGGAGGAGGCGGACGTGGGGTACGAGAAACGCGGCATAGGTTTGGACTTTGCCATCTTGGACAGcgccttcctcctctctcaggTTATCCCCACCCTCTTCATGGGCATGATCGTTCAATTCGCACAGTCCGTCACTGCCTACATCATCTGCTCCGCCGTCTTTGGCGCTGTCGCCATCTACCTGGCCGGTCACATTGTCTTCGACCAAAAGGACCTCAAATGCTGA
- the slc45a3 gene encoding solute carrier family 45 member 3 isoform X2, whose translation MNHSDQECLEKDESSKSSESSTCLRCCPCPTARSSHWGTICLSKLPPLPLPPVVAVPEGRKGEPARVNMPGWRSQWRLVLLNSLTCGLEICLAAGITYVPPLLLEAGVEERYMTMVLGIGPVLGLLFIPLIGSASDRCNSTYGRRRPFIWLLSLGVLLALFIIPHGDVLASHFAWGGRTLQVGILIFGVGLLDFCGQVCFTPLEALLSDLYKDEEDCGQAFAMFSFMVSLGGCVGYLLPALDWSHGFLSIYLGGQAECLFSLLSFIFISSVLITMKTSEEPLFASSTVASSGSILESGSGVMEAGRCGVPRSCSNLLKCKLRLLKAGPLLCLLRTCWSMTPAIYRSYCHVPRVMRQLCVAQLCSWMAVMSFMLFYTDFVGEGLYEGVPSALPGSASKQRYDEGIRMGSLGLFLQCATSTFFSLVMSHLVRHFGSRRVYVSSMVSFTFSALVICLTKSVVLVTVMSALTGYAYATLQTLPYTLTCHYHKEKEVYMPKRKTKTIHTNGIKPKRDFLTSVEAEAGLNHKTGAPYGHAFYSQESYYPVPHGQNGSSHIAAGAEQEEADVGYEKRGIGLDFAILDSAFLLSQVIPTLFMGMIVQFAQSVTAYIICSAVFGAVAIYLAGHIVFDQKDLKC comes from the exons ACCAAGAATGCTTGGAAAAGGATGAATCTTCTAAGTCATCTGAGTCTTCCACGTGTCTTCGCTGCTGTCCCTGCCCGACAGCCCGCTCGTCCCACTGGGGCACCATCTGCCTCTCCAAGCTTCCCCCCTTGCCCCTGCCCCCAGTAGTGGCTGTCCCAGAGGGTAGGAAAGGCGAGCCAGCCCGCGTAAATATGCCCGGATGGAGGTCTCAGTGGCGTCTCGTCCTGCTGAACTCCCTGACCTGTGGCCTGGAGATCTGCTTGGCAGCTGGGATCACATACGTGCCCCcgctgctgctggaggctgGAGTGGAGGAGCGCTACATGACCATGGTTCTAG GCATCGGTCCAGTTCTTGGCCTCCTCTTCATCCCCCTGATCGGCTCGGCCAGTGATCGATGTAACAGCACTTACGGCAGGAGGAGGCCCTTCATCTGGCTGCTGTCTTTGGGAGTCCTTCTTGCACTTTTCATCATTCCCCACGGTGATGTCCTGGCTTCCCATTTTGCCTGGGGTGGACGCACACTTCAG GTGGGCATCCTTATCTTTGGGGTGGGACTCCTTGACTTTTGTGGACAGGTGTGCTTCACACCACTGGAGGCCCTTTTGTCTGACCTGTACAAGGATGAGGAGGACTGCGGCCAAGCCTTCGCCATGTTCTCCTTCATGGTCAGCTTGGGAGGATGTGTGGGATATTTACTACCAGCACTGGATTGGAGTCATGGATTTCTCTCCATTTACCTAGGAGGCCAAGCAGAGTGCCTCTTTTCCCTCCtcagcttcatcttcatctccagCGTGCTCATCACCATGAAGACGTCTGAGGAACCCTTATTTGCCAGCAGTACCGTGGCGAGTTCTGGATCTATATTGGAGTCGGGGTCTGGCGTGATGGAGGCCGGCCGCTGCGGCGTGCCACGCTCATGCTCCAACCTGCTGAAGTGCAAACTGAGGCTGTTGAAGGCTGGTCCTCTGCTGTGCTTACTGAGAACATGCTGGTCCATGACTCCAGCCATCTACAGGAGCTACTGCCACGTCCCGCGAGTGATGAGGCAACTGTGTGTAGCTCAGCTGTGCAGCTGGATGGCCGTCATGTCCTTTATGCTTTTTTACACAGACTTTGTAGGGGAAGGCCTGTATGAAGGCGTGCCCAGCGCATTACCAGGAAGTGCGTCCAAGCAGAGATACGATGAAG GTATCCGCATGGGCAGTCTGGGCCTGTTCCTGCAGTGTGCTACCTCAACCTTCTTTTCCCTGGTGATGAGTCACTTGGTTCGTCATTTTGGCTCACGTCGAGTCTACGTGAGCAGCATGGTGAGCTTTACGTTCTCCGCGCTGGTCATCTGCCTGACCAAAAGTGTGGTCCTGGTCACTGTGATGTCGGCGCTCACTGGCTATGCATACGCCACGCTGCAGACTTTGCCTTATACCCTCACCTGCCACTACCACAAGGAGAAAGAG GTCTATATGCCAAAAAGGAAAACCAAAACCATACATACGAATGGTATTAAACCCAAGCGGGACTTTTTGACTTCAGTGGAAGCGGAGGCTGGCCTTAATCATAAAACAGGGGCTCCCTACGGGCACGCCTTCTACAGCCAGGAGAGTTACTACCCCGTGCCACACGGCCAGAACGGCTCATCTCACATCGCTGCTGGCGCCGAACAGGAGGAGGCGGACGTGGGGTACGAGAAACGCGGCATAGGTTTGGACTTTGCCATCTTGGACAGcgccttcctcctctctcaggTTATCCCCACCCTCTTCATGGGCATGATCGTTCAATTCGCACAGTCCGTCACTGCCTACATCATCTGCTCCGCCGTCTTTGGCGCTGTCGCCATCTACCTGGCCGGTCACATTGTCTTCGACCAAAAGGACCTCAAATGCTGA
- the slc45a3 gene encoding solute carrier family 45 member 3 isoform X3 has translation MPGWRSQWRLVLLNSLTCGLEICLAAGITYVPPLLLEAGVEERYMTMVLGIGPVLGLLFIPLIGSASDRCNSTYGRRRPFIWLLSLGVLLALFIIPHGDVLASHFAWGGRTLQVGILIFGVGLLDFCGQVCFTPLEALLSDLYKDEEDCGQAFAMFSFMVSLGGCVGYLLPALDWSHGFLSIYLGGQAECLFSLLSFIFISSVLITMKTSEEPLFASSTVASSGSILESGSGVMEAGRCGVPRSCSNLLKCKLRLLKAGPLLCLLRTCWSMTPAIYRSYCHVPRVMRQLCVAQLCSWMAVMSFMLFYTDFVGEGLYEGVPSALPGSASKQRYDEGIRMGSLGLFLQCATSTFFSLVMSHLVRHFGSRRVYVSSMVSFTFSALVICLTKSVVLVTVMSALTGYAYATLQTLPYTLTCHYHKEKEVYMPKRKTKTIHTNGIKPKRDFLTSVEAEAGLNHKTGAPYGHAFYSQESYYPVPHGQNGSSHIAAGAEQEEADVGYEKRGIGLDFAILDSAFLLSQVIPTLFMGMIVQFAQSVTAYIICSAVFGAVAIYLAGHIVFDQKDLKC, from the exons ATGCCCGGATGGAGGTCTCAGTGGCGTCTCGTCCTGCTGAACTCCCTGACCTGTGGCCTGGAGATCTGCTTGGCAGCTGGGATCACATACGTGCCCCcgctgctgctggaggctgGAGTGGAGGAGCGCTACATGACCATGGTTCTAG GCATCGGTCCAGTTCTTGGCCTCCTCTTCATCCCCCTGATCGGCTCGGCCAGTGATCGATGTAACAGCACTTACGGCAGGAGGAGGCCCTTCATCTGGCTGCTGTCTTTGGGAGTCCTTCTTGCACTTTTCATCATTCCCCACGGTGATGTCCTGGCTTCCCATTTTGCCTGGGGTGGACGCACACTTCAG GTGGGCATCCTTATCTTTGGGGTGGGACTCCTTGACTTTTGTGGACAGGTGTGCTTCACACCACTGGAGGCCCTTTTGTCTGACCTGTACAAGGATGAGGAGGACTGCGGCCAAGCCTTCGCCATGTTCTCCTTCATGGTCAGCTTGGGAGGATGTGTGGGATATTTACTACCAGCACTGGATTGGAGTCATGGATTTCTCTCCATTTACCTAGGAGGCCAAGCAGAGTGCCTCTTTTCCCTCCtcagcttcatcttcatctccagCGTGCTCATCACCATGAAGACGTCTGAGGAACCCTTATTTGCCAGCAGTACCGTGGCGAGTTCTGGATCTATATTGGAGTCGGGGTCTGGCGTGATGGAGGCCGGCCGCTGCGGCGTGCCACGCTCATGCTCCAACCTGCTGAAGTGCAAACTGAGGCTGTTGAAGGCTGGTCCTCTGCTGTGCTTACTGAGAACATGCTGGTCCATGACTCCAGCCATCTACAGGAGCTACTGCCACGTCCCGCGAGTGATGAGGCAACTGTGTGTAGCTCAGCTGTGCAGCTGGATGGCCGTCATGTCCTTTATGCTTTTTTACACAGACTTTGTAGGGGAAGGCCTGTATGAAGGCGTGCCCAGCGCATTACCAGGAAGTGCGTCCAAGCAGAGATACGATGAAG GTATCCGCATGGGCAGTCTGGGCCTGTTCCTGCAGTGTGCTACCTCAACCTTCTTTTCCCTGGTGATGAGTCACTTGGTTCGTCATTTTGGCTCACGTCGAGTCTACGTGAGCAGCATGGTGAGCTTTACGTTCTCCGCGCTGGTCATCTGCCTGACCAAAAGTGTGGTCCTGGTCACTGTGATGTCGGCGCTCACTGGCTATGCATACGCCACGCTGCAGACTTTGCCTTATACCCTCACCTGCCACTACCACAAGGAGAAAGAG GTCTATATGCCAAAAAGGAAAACCAAAACCATACATACGAATGGTATTAAACCCAAGCGGGACTTTTTGACTTCAGTGGAAGCGGAGGCTGGCCTTAATCATAAAACAGGGGCTCCCTACGGGCACGCCTTCTACAGCCAGGAGAGTTACTACCCCGTGCCACACGGCCAGAACGGCTCATCTCACATCGCTGCTGGCGCCGAACAGGAGGAGGCGGACGTGGGGTACGAGAAACGCGGCATAGGTTTGGACTTTGCCATCTTGGACAGcgccttcctcctctctcaggTTATCCCCACCCTCTTCATGGGCATGATCGTTCAATTCGCACAGTCCGTCACTGCCTACATCATCTGCTCCGCCGTCTTTGGCGCTGTCGCCATCTACCTGGCCGGTCACATTGTCTTCGACCAAAAGGACCTCAAATGCTGA